One window of Arthrobacter oryzae genomic DNA carries:
- a CDS encoding AfsR/SARP family transcriptional regulator, producing MKEVEFQLLGRFAVAVDGNLIPGDAWRSRRAADVLKLLALSPDLRLHRSQVMEALWPESDPQASGTNLRKALYFARRATADEQTVVSHQGVIVLWPAAQVHSDVERFEGAARQALAASDPSACRAAANLHHGELLPDDRYESWLAEPRQRLRQLYLDLLRVGELWQRLSDEDPTDERAARALMRAHLDAGERREAIRRFERLREALHDHLGVGPDRATIALYEDVLTVEGALQPTQAERAHALLAWALVHLNRNDLKEAERAAEEARSIALDSRLGRELGEAAVILAKVAMAQGRWRERFAEELAESMRMRANMEPIVYDAHLCLAEYHLTGPEGYAIAAEFARQMMKIAKEAGSGTGAALGQLMLGEAELLAGHLIEAQKNLAQAAEANDREGCLSGSALSRQRLAEVALIGGRKFDANRLLSRARSFAVRSELATHLLVRVFGTMIQAAADSKKALAVVRAAERELSGMRSCEPCSMGYLTSAAAACARAGELDRARSFVSRAEGIAGMWHGGLWSGAVWEARGVLRQAEGADDQSRAMFLEAAQEYTHAGRQSDADRCLEAAASPQSRSTPSR from the coding sequence ATGAAGGAAGTGGAATTCCAACTCCTCGGGCGGTTTGCCGTCGCAGTCGATGGCAATCTGATCCCCGGTGACGCTTGGCGAAGTCGTCGGGCAGCAGACGTTCTCAAGCTGCTCGCGCTCTCCCCTGACCTTCGCCTGCACAGGTCGCAGGTCATGGAGGCGCTCTGGCCCGAGAGCGATCCTCAGGCCTCTGGCACAAACCTCCGCAAGGCCCTGTATTTCGCCCGGCGCGCCACAGCAGATGAGCAGACTGTCGTGAGTCACCAGGGGGTGATCGTGCTCTGGCCCGCCGCCCAGGTCCACAGCGACGTCGAACGCTTCGAGGGTGCAGCGCGCCAAGCGCTGGCTGCGAGCGATCCTTCGGCCTGCCGGGCCGCCGCGAATCTTCACCACGGCGAACTCCTTCCCGACGACCGCTACGAGTCCTGGCTGGCGGAGCCACGCCAGCGTCTGCGCCAGCTGTATCTGGATCTTCTGCGCGTAGGGGAGCTGTGGCAACGGCTCTCCGACGAAGACCCCACCGACGAGCGGGCCGCCCGAGCACTCATGCGGGCCCATCTGGACGCCGGCGAACGCAGAGAGGCGATCCGGCGGTTCGAGCGGCTGCGCGAGGCACTCCATGACCACCTAGGCGTCGGGCCGGACCGGGCCACTATCGCCCTCTACGAAGACGTCCTGACCGTCGAAGGGGCGCTCCAGCCCACGCAGGCCGAACGTGCTCACGCCCTGCTCGCCTGGGCCTTGGTGCATCTGAACCGCAACGACCTCAAGGAGGCGGAGCGCGCAGCGGAGGAGGCACGCTCCATCGCCCTCGACTCCAGACTGGGCCGAGAGCTCGGAGAAGCCGCTGTCATCCTCGCCAAGGTCGCCATGGCGCAAGGCCGCTGGCGCGAGCGGTTCGCCGAGGAACTCGCTGAGTCCATGCGCATGCGGGCCAACATGGAGCCCATCGTCTACGACGCGCACCTCTGCCTCGCCGAGTACCACCTCACAGGGCCTGAGGGCTACGCTATCGCTGCCGAGTTCGCACGCCAGATGATGAAGATCGCCAAGGAGGCCGGCTCCGGGACCGGCGCCGCCCTCGGCCAACTCATGCTTGGCGAGGCAGAGCTACTTGCCGGGCACCTCATCGAGGCTCAGAAGAATCTCGCACAGGCGGCGGAGGCAAATGACCGCGAAGGCTGTCTTTCCGGGTCCGCCCTTTCGCGGCAGAGGCTCGCAGAAGTCGCACTCATCGGCGGCCGGAAGTTCGACGCGAACCGGCTGCTCAGCCGGGCGCGCTCATTCGCCGTCCGCTCCGAACTTGCCACCCACCTGCTGGTGCGTGTCTTCGGCACCATGATCCAGGCCGCTGCAGATTCGAAGAAGGCCCTCGCCGTCGTGCGGGCCGCCGAGCGGGAGCTGAGCGGGATGCGTTCCTGCGAGCCCTGCTCGATGGGCTACCTGACTAGTGCTGCGGCGGCCTGCGCGCGAGCCGGCGAACTTGATCGAGCACGCTCCTTCGTCAGTAGAGCCGAAGGAATCGCAGGCATGTGGCACGGAGGCCTGTGGAGCGGCGCCGTGTGGGAAGCCCGTGGCGTCCTCCGTCAGGCCGAGGGCGCGGACGATCAGTCGCGGGCAATGTTCCTCGAAGCAGCCCAGGAGTACACGCACGCCGGCCGCCAGTCCGATGCAGACCGCTGCCTCGAAGCCGCGGCGAGCCCGCAGAGCAGGAGCACCCCTTCCAGATAG
- a CDS encoding DsrE family protein, producing MSEKLIFNCTYGKEEPERATLPFVAANVAAAAGQDAIVLCTIEAVWLGTKGGTDGVAQPGLPELGNLYTEFIENGGRVWLCGACAKPRGITEEQLEKGSTIVGAAKVVEEVLAGAKTIAFA from the coding sequence ATGAGCGAGAAGCTGATCTTCAACTGCACCTACGGAAAGGAAGAACCCGAGCGCGCCACGCTCCCGTTTGTGGCCGCTAACGTAGCTGCGGCAGCGGGCCAGGATGCGATCGTGCTGTGCACGATCGAAGCTGTGTGGCTGGGCACCAAGGGTGGAACCGACGGAGTGGCCCAGCCGGGGCTGCCGGAGCTTGGCAACTTGTACACCGAGTTCATCGAGAATGGCGGCCGGGTGTGGCTGTGCGGCGCGTGCGCCAAGCCCCGAGGCATCACTGAGGAGCAACTCGAGAAGGGCTCCACCATCGTGGGAGCCGCCAAGGTCGTCGAGGAGGTCCTGGCCGGAGCTAAGACAATCGCGTTCGCCTGA
- a CDS encoding hotdog fold thioesterase codes for MAEATLSGATHPILENDYASEWMGIEVVALDDGHATIRMALRQEMLNGFGMAHGGMIFAFGDTAFALACNQSTPSPADEGNITVASGVDINFLKPAFRGQVLTAVANRRAVTGRSGLFDVQIFAADPAAGTPAAAPAGPAPAATVPGQLPTDMPPGELIAEFRGRSRTISKK; via the coding sequence ATGGCTGAAGCAACACTTTCCGGGGCCACCCACCCCATCCTTGAAAACGACTATGCCTCCGAATGGATGGGCATCGAGGTTGTTGCGCTGGACGACGGACATGCCACGATCCGCATGGCACTCCGGCAGGAAATGCTCAATGGATTCGGCATGGCGCACGGCGGAATGATCTTCGCCTTCGGCGACACTGCCTTCGCGCTGGCCTGCAACCAGTCCACCCCTAGCCCTGCAGACGAAGGCAACATCACCGTGGCGTCCGGCGTCGATATCAACTTCCTCAAGCCGGCCTTCCGCGGCCAGGTCCTTACTGCCGTCGCCAACCGCCGCGCCGTTACCGGCCGCAGCGGCCTCTTCGACGTCCAGATCTTCGCCGCCGATCCCGCCGCAGGCACTCCCGCTGCGGCACCCGCCGGCCCGGCCCCCGCCGCCACGGTCCCGGGCCAACTTCCCACCGACATGCCCCCGGGCGAGCTCATCGCCGAGTTCCGCGGCCGCAGCCGCACCATCTCCAAGAAATAG
- the paaK gene encoding phenylacetate--CoA ligase PaaK has translation MTLHATEPAAATDAVLDREETISRDELEALQLSRLQHTVAYAYDRVPLYKRKFDEAGVHPTDLRELADLGKFPFTTKEDLRLEYPFGMFAVPQNEVARIHASSGTTGRATVVGYTKKDLADWAKLVARSLRASGVRPGMKVHNAYGYGLFTGGMGAHAGAEALGCTVIPISGGQTERQITLIQDFKPDAILATPTYLLTIADAMMKQGIDPASTSLKYAVLGAEPWTEEMRHELETTMNIKACDIYGLSEVMGPGVAGEAVETQDGSHIWEDHFRPEIIDAFDPTKVLGDGEHGELVFTSLTKEALPIIRYRTKDLTRLLPGTARPAHRRMGRITGRSDDMIILRGVNLFPSQIEEIALRIPELSPHFQLELTRPEGQRMDQLTVKIERRESVTVEGVASAAKVLQQQIKIHVGSSCTVNVVEPGSLERSNGKLRRIYDMRPKG, from the coding sequence ATGACCCTCCACGCCACTGAACCAGCAGCAGCCACCGACGCCGTGCTGGACCGCGAAGAAACCATATCCCGTGACGAGCTGGAAGCACTTCAGCTGAGCCGCCTCCAGCACACGGTTGCCTACGCCTACGACCGCGTGCCGCTCTACAAGCGCAAGTTCGACGAAGCCGGCGTCCACCCCACGGACCTGCGCGAACTCGCGGACCTGGGCAAGTTCCCCTTCACCACCAAGGAAGACCTCCGGCTGGAGTACCCCTTCGGCATGTTCGCCGTGCCGCAGAACGAGGTGGCGCGCATCCACGCCAGCTCCGGCACCACCGGCCGCGCCACCGTAGTGGGCTACACCAAGAAGGACCTCGCCGACTGGGCCAAGCTCGTGGCACGGTCCCTCCGCGCCTCCGGAGTCCGTCCCGGCATGAAGGTCCACAACGCCTACGGTTACGGCCTGTTCACCGGCGGCATGGGCGCCCACGCCGGCGCCGAGGCCCTGGGCTGCACCGTCATCCCCATTTCCGGCGGCCAGACCGAACGCCAGATTACCCTCATCCAGGACTTCAAGCCCGACGCGATCTTGGCCACCCCCACCTACCTGCTGACCATCGCCGACGCGATGATGAAGCAGGGGATCGACCCGGCCTCCACCTCGCTCAAGTACGCCGTGCTGGGTGCTGAGCCGTGGACCGAGGAAATGCGCCACGAGCTGGAAACCACCATGAACATCAAGGCCTGCGACATCTACGGCCTGTCCGAGGTCATGGGTCCGGGCGTGGCCGGCGAAGCCGTGGAAACCCAGGACGGCAGCCACATCTGGGAGGACCACTTCCGCCCGGAGATCATCGACGCATTCGACCCCACGAAGGTCCTGGGCGACGGCGAACACGGCGAACTGGTGTTCACCTCGCTCACCAAGGAAGCGCTGCCCATCATCCGCTACCGCACCAAGGACCTCACCCGCCTGCTCCCCGGCACCGCCCGCCCCGCGCATCGCCGCATGGGCCGCATCACCGGCCGCAGCGACGACATGATCATCCTGCGCGGCGTGAACCTGTTCCCGTCGCAGATCGAGGAGATTGCCCTGCGCATCCCCGAGCTGAGCCCGCACTTCCAGCTGGAACTCACCCGGCCCGAAGGCCAGCGGATGGACCAGCTGACGGTGAAGATCGAACGCCGGGAATCGGTCACTGTTGAAGGTGTCGCTTCGGCAGCAAAGGTCCTGCAGCAGCAGATCAAGATCCATGTCGGGTCCTCCTGCACCGTCAACGTCGTCGAGCCGGGCTCCCTGGAGCGCTCAAACGGCAAGCTCCGCCGGATCTACGACATGCGCCCCAAGGGGTAG
- a CDS encoding MFS transporter yields MTHTPSTTGTKPHGALHPAAVNKTELRRAGWAGFIGTVLENYDMVVYGVGTAIIFNTLFFPNVSPAVGFIASFGAYAVGFVARPMGGLFFSRYGDKIGRKFVLVATLALMGTATFAMGLLPTYESVGILAPILLTVLRFIQGFGAGAEMASAVVLLAEFAPKGRRGAMTSLVWAGAAVGSVFGSGAWILVQLLPREDLESWGWRLVFLSSALVTVAAYLIRRNMKESPVFAELKKEHVEAASPVAEVLKKGRRPLRQVFLINMGTHAHSYIYQAFLGTFLISVVNIDKALIPQMLAMGGLFAIPAALVAGRATDRWGRKPVNVFILAFLFLFSFPAFWLSSTGNVWLIALVYAVGFTFAVEGGIAAQSAMYAELFGSKFRYAGVAIAREFSAIFGGGIAPIICSALLAWATGSYWPIAAYMMVIVGISLVQAIKAPETRDRDLTLEENAS; encoded by the coding sequence ATGACGCATACTCCCTCGACTACGGGAACCAAGCCACACGGCGCGCTCCACCCGGCCGCCGTCAACAAAACCGAGCTTCGCCGCGCCGGCTGGGCAGGGTTCATCGGAACCGTCCTGGAAAACTACGACATGGTGGTCTACGGCGTTGGCACGGCCATCATCTTCAACACCCTGTTCTTCCCCAACGTCTCCCCCGCGGTCGGCTTCATCGCCAGCTTCGGCGCCTACGCCGTCGGCTTCGTGGCCCGGCCCATGGGCGGACTGTTCTTCTCCCGCTACGGCGACAAGATCGGCCGGAAGTTCGTACTCGTGGCCACGCTGGCCCTGATGGGCACGGCCACTTTTGCCATGGGCCTGCTGCCCACCTACGAATCCGTGGGCATCCTGGCCCCGATCCTCCTGACCGTGCTGCGGTTCATCCAGGGCTTCGGTGCCGGCGCGGAAATGGCCAGCGCCGTGGTGCTGCTCGCCGAATTCGCCCCCAAGGGCAGGCGCGGCGCCATGACCTCGCTGGTGTGGGCCGGTGCCGCCGTCGGCTCCGTCTTCGGCTCCGGCGCCTGGATCCTGGTGCAGCTGCTGCCGCGCGAAGACCTCGAGTCCTGGGGCTGGCGCCTGGTGTTCCTTTCCAGCGCCCTCGTCACCGTGGCCGCGTACCTGATCCGCCGCAACATGAAGGAATCGCCGGTGTTCGCCGAGCTCAAGAAGGAGCACGTCGAGGCAGCCTCACCGGTCGCGGAAGTGCTCAAGAAGGGCCGCCGCCCGCTCCGCCAGGTGTTCCTCATCAACATGGGCACGCACGCCCACTCCTACATCTACCAGGCCTTCCTGGGCACGTTCCTGATCTCCGTGGTCAACATCGACAAGGCACTCATCCCGCAGATGCTGGCCATGGGCGGCCTCTTCGCCATTCCCGCCGCACTGGTGGCCGGCCGCGCCACCGACCGCTGGGGCCGCAAGCCCGTGAACGTGTTCATTCTTGCCTTCCTCTTCCTGTTCTCCTTCCCGGCGTTCTGGCTCAGCAGCACGGGCAACGTCTGGCTGATTGCCCTCGTCTACGCCGTGGGCTTCACCTTTGCCGTGGAGGGCGGCATCGCTGCGCAGTCGGCCATGTACGCCGAGCTGTTCGGTTCCAAGTTCCGGTACGCCGGCGTGGCCATTGCCCGCGAGTTCTCGGCGATCTTCGGCGGCGGCATCGCGCCCATCATCTGCTCGGCCCTGCTCGCCTGGGCCACGGGCTCCTACTGGCCCATCGCCGCCTACATGATGGTTATCGTGGGCATCTCGCTGGTCCAAGCCATCAAGGCACCGGAGACCAGGGACCGCGACCTCACGCTGGAAGAGAACGCCAGCTAA
- a CDS encoding TetR/AcrR family transcriptional regulator: protein MSTTDAPTKRGRPGYDQQSVLQIAVEVFNRHGYDATSMGILAENLGISKSAIYHHVPSKGDLLKLALEEALGGLEAILEQPQAQSGTAEARLEFVLRETISVLVERLPFVTLLLRLRGNTEIERDAMERRRTFDHKVAALISAARDEGSLREDIDPRTVTRLLFGTINSIVEWYKPGGSLSPEKLADDVITMAFKGLNAAR from the coding sequence ATGTCCACCACTGATGCACCCACCAAGCGCGGCCGCCCCGGATACGACCAGCAGTCGGTGCTGCAGATCGCCGTCGAGGTTTTCAACCGCCACGGCTACGACGCCACGTCCATGGGCATCCTCGCCGAAAACCTCGGCATTTCCAAGTCGGCCATCTACCACCACGTGCCGTCCAAGGGCGACCTCCTCAAGCTCGCACTGGAAGAGGCGCTGGGCGGACTGGAAGCCATCCTCGAGCAGCCGCAGGCCCAGTCCGGAACGGCCGAGGCCCGGCTCGAGTTCGTACTCCGCGAAACCATCTCCGTGCTGGTGGAACGGCTCCCCTTCGTCACCCTGCTGCTGCGCCTGCGCGGCAACACGGAGATCGAGCGCGACGCCATGGAACGCCGGCGCACCTTCGACCACAAGGTGGCGGCCCTGATCTCCGCCGCCCGCGATGAGGGCTCCCTCCGCGAGGACATCGATCCCCGCACGGTCACCCGCCTCCTGTTCGGCACCATCAACTCAATCGTCGAATGGTACAAGCCGGGCGGTTCACTGTCGCCGGAAAAGCTGGCTGACGACGTCATCACAATGGCTTTCAAGGGACTCAACGCGGCACGCTAG
- a CDS encoding DUF427 domain-containing protein: MATKLSEVLFGTFPDLRYQPTPKRVRAMLGGNAVVDTLYALLVWEPKRITPVYAVPEVDLQAELQPPGQQAGNIPEYGFKLMLDAPPSLDPRTGFGRHTAEGEELDVVTSDARLPRAAFRPADPDLAGHVVLDFNAFDWLEDDEEIIGHPRDPFHRVDIRASSLTVEVRVDDVTLATTNGAQLLYETMLPVRYYLPPLNVRLDLMDAGDKKTVCPYKGTASYLTYPPAENGRNIAWMYDQRFRDAAQIHGLVCFFNERVDITVDGVRQERPVTPWSTPASH, encoded by the coding sequence ATGGCCACGAAGTTATCCGAAGTCCTCTTCGGCACATTCCCCGATTTGCGGTACCAGCCCACCCCCAAAAGGGTGCGGGCCATGCTCGGCGGGAACGCCGTCGTCGACACCCTGTACGCCCTCCTGGTGTGGGAACCCAAGCGCATCACCCCCGTTTACGCCGTCCCCGAAGTGGACCTTCAAGCCGAACTGCAGCCGCCCGGGCAGCAGGCCGGCAACATCCCCGAATACGGGTTCAAACTCATGCTGGACGCGCCGCCGTCGCTGGATCCGCGCACCGGCTTTGGCCGGCACACGGCGGAAGGCGAGGAGTTGGACGTCGTGACCTCCGACGCCAGGCTGCCGCGCGCGGCCTTCCGGCCGGCTGACCCCGACCTCGCCGGACACGTGGTGCTGGATTTCAACGCCTTCGACTGGCTAGAGGACGACGAGGAGATCATCGGGCACCCCCGCGACCCCTTCCACCGCGTGGACATCCGTGCGTCGTCACTCACCGTGGAGGTAAGGGTCGACGACGTCACCCTGGCCACCACGAACGGCGCGCAGCTGCTGTACGAAACCATGCTGCCGGTGCGCTACTACCTCCCGCCGCTGAACGTGCGGCTGGACCTCATGGACGCCGGCGACAAGAAGACGGTGTGCCCGTACAAGGGGACGGCGAGCTACCTGACCTACCCGCCCGCCGAGAACGGGCGCAACATCGCGTGGATGTACGACCAGCGTTTCCGTGACGCCGCCCAGATCCACGGGCTGGTGTGCTTCTTCAACGAACGCGTGGACATCACGGTGGACGGGGTCAGGCAGGAACGGCCGGTCACGCCGTGGTCAACACCGGCGTCGCACTGA
- a CDS encoding VOC family protein: MTLVLSKATTVLPVDDAERARHFYEDTLGLPHRGVADDGSELFGSEGGPMLQLMPVKDGKHSEHTALSFEVSEIERTVHEMEAKGVTFQDYDLPDLKTENHICTTDSEKCAWFMDSEHNILCVHENISTVADYQL, from the coding sequence ATGACCCTAGTACTCAGTAAAGCCACAACAGTCCTGCCAGTCGATGATGCAGAGCGTGCCCGGCATTTCTATGAGGACACCCTTGGACTCCCGCACCGTGGCGTGGCAGATGACGGAAGCGAATTGTTCGGCTCAGAAGGCGGCCCCATGCTGCAGTTGATGCCGGTCAAGGACGGTAAGCATTCAGAGCACACCGCCTTGAGTTTCGAAGTCAGCGAGATCGAACGCACCGTCCATGAGATGGAAGCCAAGGGCGTCACGTTCCAGGACTACGATCTCCCCGATCTCAAGACTGAGAACCACATTTGTACAACCGATTCCGAGAAGTGCGCCTGGTTCATGGACTCCGAGCACAACATTCTTTGCGTGCACGAGAACATCAGCACGGTAGCGGATTACCAGCTCTAG
- a CDS encoding GTP-binding protein translates to MNVTVVSSLDAFCRQQACAALAADSPGALVVFHDLLEDGLVIRRVFREGRRLEREESLLEHGCLSCTVRLDVVPTVGRLLEQGSHIILGLPPAVASVAAVHALLKGLGASITIDSAVLACAPGAIEDQIWDHHTLFESGFTPVPDDDRTPGEFLIGELAFSDTVLLADPALVPVDPAIRDRGVQLVKELAPHAKVTADDGGIRPGRHNLAEATARTVPGSVRIPAESCPPFSTVVQRIRRPLHPERFRHALAALAEGCCWLRGRLWVASAPGCRIAIQGVGPRVWLENTGPWQADAASRPFMSAGAGPDPVLDWHPEFGDRGTVLAVTGDDVDAAEIAALLAACELSAAEMASAAASFPDPFALNQPSETPQRSTS, encoded by the coding sequence ATGAATGTGACAGTCGTAAGTTCCCTGGACGCTTTCTGCCGGCAGCAGGCGTGCGCGGCGCTGGCCGCGGATTCGCCCGGCGCCCTGGTTGTTTTCCATGACCTGCTTGAAGACGGGCTGGTGATCCGGCGTGTCTTCCGGGAGGGCCGGCGCCTCGAGCGTGAAGAGTCGCTGCTGGAGCACGGCTGCCTCAGCTGTACCGTGCGTTTGGACGTCGTGCCCACAGTGGGCAGGCTGCTGGAACAGGGTTCGCACATCATTCTGGGCCTGCCGCCCGCTGTGGCCTCAGTGGCGGCCGTGCACGCACTGCTGAAGGGTCTCGGGGCCTCCATCACGATTGATTCGGCCGTGCTTGCCTGCGCTCCCGGTGCGATTGAGGACCAGATCTGGGACCACCACACCCTGTTCGAGTCCGGTTTCACTCCCGTTCCCGACGATGACCGGACCCCGGGGGAATTCCTCATCGGGGAACTCGCGTTCAGCGACACAGTCCTGCTGGCCGATCCCGCCCTGGTGCCTGTCGATCCGGCGATCCGGGACCGCGGGGTCCAGCTCGTCAAAGAGCTGGCCCCGCATGCGAAGGTCACCGCTGACGACGGCGGCATCCGGCCGGGACGCCACAACCTGGCGGAGGCAACGGCCCGGACCGTCCCCGGCTCGGTTCGGATCCCGGCAGAGTCCTGCCCACCTTTCAGTACCGTGGTGCAGCGGATACGGCGGCCCCTTCATCCGGAGCGCTTCCGGCATGCCCTGGCGGCCCTGGCGGAGGGATGCTGCTGGCTGCGCGGGCGGCTCTGGGTGGCGTCCGCCCCCGGGTGCCGGATCGCCATCCAGGGCGTCGGGCCGCGTGTGTGGCTGGAAAACACCGGACCCTGGCAGGCCGACGCCGCATCCCGCCCGTTCATGTCAGCCGGAGCCGGTCCCGACCCCGTGCTGGACTGGCATCCCGAATTCGGTGATCGCGGGACCGTCCTGGCCGTCACGGGCGACGACGTCGACGCCGCAGAAATCGCAGCACTGCTTGCGGCCTGCGAGCTGTCTGCCGCGGAGATGGCATCCGCCGCCGCCTCATTTCCTGACCCATTTGCTTTGAACCAACCATCGGAAACACCACAAAGGAGCACATCATGA
- the ykgO gene encoding type B 50S ribosomal protein L36 has translation MKVRNSLRALKKIPGAQIVRRRGRTFVINKKNPRMKARQG, from the coding sequence ATGAAAGTACGGAACTCATTGCGCGCGCTGAAGAAGATTCCGGGCGCCCAGATTGTCCGCCGCCGGGGCCGCACCTTCGTCATCAATAAGAAGAACCCCCGCATGAAGGCCCGCCAGGGCTGA